CAATAACCACAGTTCTCATTCATGTTCTTTTCGTAATCTTGGTTCTCTACCCGGAACTCATCCTCCCGACAGTGTTCTTGTACCTTTTCTTGATCGGGATATGGAACTTCCGGTGGAGACCGAGGCACCCTCCACACATGGACACACGGTTGTCTCACGCAGACGCTGTCCACCCCGACGAGCTAGATGAAGAGTTTGACACTTTCCCGACTTCCAGATCCCCTGCGATAGTACGGATGCGGTATGACCGGCTCAGGAGCATAGGAGGACGTGTTCAGACGGTGATAGGCGATCTAGCTACACAGGGAGAGCGGTTTTTATCGCTGCTGAGCTGGCGAGACCCGAGAGCAACCACGTTGTTTCTATTCTTCTGTCTCATAGCTGCTGTTGTGTTGTATGTTACACCGTTTCAGGTTGTGGCACTACTTACTGGGATCTATCTGCTGAGGCATCCAAGGTTCAGACACAAGCTCCCCTCTGTGCCGCTCAATCTCTTCAGGAGGCTACCTGCAAGATCTGACAGTCTAATATAGACTTCATATTATCTACATCTGCTTTCACAAAACTGTTTGTTAACATTTTCATAAACTTGGGTGGTTTAATGCTTTGATTCAGTTTTTTTTTTATTTGATTTTTTAAGATATCAACTGCAAATTACATATCCAAAAATCCTCAAAATCTTTGGTTATGTGTTGCTTTTCTTCATTTGTAAATTCTGATTCCGCCTAACTTTTTGTCCAATGAGTAAAAGTTTTTGCGCAGAATATAAACTCGGGGGTTCCATTTACTTCACACACGCATTTGCTCGAACCCTCGAGGTGCTGGATGGCCAACTCTAATGTTGTGGATCAGCTGCTGCAGCCATTGCCTTGCAGATGGATCATCCTGTAAAAAGAAGTAAGAAGATTAGCTATAACAGCCATGTCCCAATTTTACCAAAAGAACTGAGACAAGATAACAACTAAACTGATAGATAATAAATTGTTATTGGTTAATATGCTATCAAAGAGACATAAAACTTACACAGAGACAGCTGCTGAATGAGGGATCCCTTAGAAGATCTGGGAGGCAGTTTCTGAGTGCTTCGCAGGCCCTGAATTTAATCAATAATTGTATCGTGTAAGCAAGCACTAGTGTGTATATATTATGTTTTGAATGAAGGAAAGTAGGGATAGATATTGGACTTTTGGTTGTCTGTCAAGCGGAGATAACAGCGTATGATGTGCTTTAACAGTCTAGGAGAAGGTCCTTCTGCAAGTGAAGTAACCATATTCCCCAATACTCGACCCAGAGCAAAGAACCTCTCCGCTGTGGTGCACATGTACTCAAGCCCGACATCGTCCAGCAAAACTTTCTGAACAATGAAGGTAGCAACCTGACATAACGGGCTCAAACCAAATCAATCAGAATCAATGGTTATACAAGTTATTTGTATAAAGCAACGATTATGGTAACTGAAACGAAACTTGATAAACATGTGTCAAGCATGTGAATATAAAGATAAACATCCAAGAGTAGACAAACTTACAGTCTTCGATAACTCGCTGCCCATTTCCATTGTCCGGAGGCACAATGGGACAATTTCAGTCTTAAGAAGGAACTTGATTACTTCTGTATCATCAACCTACAAAACCGAATGAACAAAGTTGCAACACCAATATCACAAAAAATACAATGATTAGGTGATGTCTTATTAACAGTATTCACTAAAAGGTCTTCACATGTTAAAATGGTTGTTTCTCAAACTGACAAAAAAAATATATTTACCAGGACAATGTGGTTTACGTAGTTAAACAGTTGCAGGCAAGCAGAAGGAGGGTTCCTGCCTTATGAGAATGAACACAGTTTTTATAACTAGACATACCTTGACAAGTGCGCCAATAACTCCCAAGCTAGTCAGCCTCAGGTATTCAAAGGGTTTTGACTTGCTTGATGTGTTCAAGAAAGCGTACAGGTACAGTGGCATCTGAGCTGTAATTTGAAAAGCAATGGCCTTAAGCATATTTTAACCAAAAAAATCCTATCTAAAATTGTGTTCAATTAAAAAGAGACCGACAAGGTGGCCATTAAAACCAGTTTTGGTAGGAAAATTTCATCATCAGCTAATGTAATCTAAACATGTAGATCAGTAACAGAGAAACACCGGAAACGTTTTTAAATGAATTGGAAAATTTGGCGAGTTGAAACACAGGCTTCCAACAAAACAATAAATCTACATATAGTCATACACACCGAGCAGGAAAATATTGTAATTATTTGCGGGGATAGGATTGTACCGTTAAGGAACAACATTCTCGTTTCGGGATGAGAAGCAACACACTGGATGTCAAAAAAAGAAGTGTGGAATCAATAGAAATTAGATTCATCTAAATTACATGTCATTTCCCAAAACAAAGAGAAAGAGAGCAAGATTTTAACGCACCTGGAGAAGCGCAAGGGCATTGCAGACCCTGTTTGATTGAGCAGAAGTCATATTCGGAGGAGTCAAGAGACGGTAAACTGAGGTGATCTCCTGAAACAGTTGAAAATGAATACATAGAAATGAATCAAGACCCCTGAAGATAGAGGAGACTGTGCCCAATAAAGTACCTGTGTAAGAGCAGCAATGGTTCCAAAAGAATGCCACAGAAGCGGAGCCAGATCTTGAAAGATTTCTCTCCTCTAAAAAAATTGAAAGAAAAGCCCAAAAAAATAAATAAACAGGAGGTCGCATATGTTATATATGTTACTGGTAAACATGAATTTCAATGAAAAGAACATATAGATCAATATACGAAAATTAATATTTATAAGTTCAGCAAACATCAAAACCATTAAACTTCTTATAATCGTATCAGAGTCTCGACGATTATCATATAAATCGTTCACCGCACAAAAGAACATATACATCATCTGCCTAATTAATGAGTTAGGCAAACATCAAAACCATTAAACTTTTCATAATCGTATTAGAGCCTCGACGATTAGCCTAAAAATCTCAAAGCACGTCTTACACAACTCGATTGCGAAAACGAAAAACCTAACGACGATTAAACTTCATAACAAAGCGAGTCCAATTGCATTAGAGTCTCGACGATTATCCCCTACAAATCTGAAAGCACGTCCTACCTTCACCGCCACAATTCGATTACGAAAACGAAAAACCTAAACGACGATCAAGCTTCCTAACACACAGCAAGCAAGTCCAAATTACGTAGAGAGAAACAACGAAACGACCTTGGAGAGCTCGAGGAGAGCATTCTCCCTGAGGTTGGGATCGCAGATGTCGAGCACCAGCTGCTCCGCCGTCAAAAGCCTGCGATTGTTGCTGGAAGAAGAAGCTCCGGGGGAAGCGAGTGTAGGAGGAAGATTGGCCATAGCTTTCACCGTCTCCACGCGCCGCAACAGAATCGCTTACTGAATATGATAGCGGAGGGGGAACCCTTGTTTATATAGTAGGCCCGGGCGTGTTTGTCACGTGCCTCGCTTGGTCCGTTACGGCTTGTGTTATTTATTTGTTTATTTTTATTTTTATTTGCCGTTACGGCTTTGTTTAAATCTAAACGTTCCCCCGTTTTAAGGATATGTATATTGTGTAGAGAAATATATATGTGATCTTTAGCTTATATATCATTCACATGGAAAACACAATCTTAAAATATTTAGTATAAGCAAAAGGAAAAAGATTTGGAATACTTAAGGGTATAATATGTTTTTGTGTTCCCGCGTTAAATAGACTATTTTAACACTTTTAATTTAAATTGTCAAATAGATTCAGCAAAATATTTTTTTCTTTTACTTTTTTTTTACCAGAATGTCAATATAAATTCTTTGTCAAAAAAATCAATAAAATTTAACTTTATTTACCAAGTCCAAATAAATTACACTTTAAAAATAAGTTACACTATTTAAAACTATGTTACAAATTTTATTTAATCACATTCAATTTTATTATCTAGTTTATATATCATATTATATATATGTTTTGTGGACCTATTATATATTTATCATAAATCGCATTTAAATAAAAGATAGAGTTCTAATTAATGTTTTCAAAATTCGTGATTTACACTCAGATTTAGGATTCTGGTTTTGGCTCGTGAAAATAACCATCGAAGGTTTAGTTGTATTAGGTGTTAATAATTTTTGACCAATATATTAGGTAAGCAATTTTTTTGAAAATTGACCAGAATTTTAGGTACAATGTGTTTTAAGATTTCATAAGGACTTCCTACCACAAATCTTATCTTCTTGTATTCCACCTTAGATAAGAGGATAATAGCCTAATTATGGCTTTTAATTTATAGTTTAAAATACAAATTAAGGTTGTTTAAATTAAAATCAGATCTCATAGATATGGTTGTCATTTTCAGATGACAATATTTCTCAGCATCCACAAATATTTCGCCTACATATTTCTCAGAAGATGACAAAATGATTGGTACGATTCTTGATCAATTGAAATGTTATACACTAACGAAGTTCATCATTTAAAAACCTGAAATTAATTTAAGACTCGGACGAAAAAGTGAACGTAGAAGTGTTACAAACTACTAAGAATTATGTGAAACAGAAGATGTAGAAGCAATTAATCTACGGAGAAGTAAATGGAATGCGTTTATGATGAAGAGGGTCAGATCCAGGGCCGGCCTTGAGGGGGAGCCACTCAAGCCAAGGATTAGGGCATTCAAAATTAGTGGGGCATATTTAAAAAAAAAAAAATTATTAGTATATACATAAAAGAAAAATCTGTAGATTATTTTGTTAAAATATTATCTATTGGGCATATTTAGTTATAATAAGATTTGTCAAACTTTTAAATATATTAGTAAATTTATATTTTAGATAATAGTTAAAACCTTAATTCTAAAATAGAAACATAACAATTGAGACTGCTATGGTCGAAAAACTTGATTATAAGAGTTTAATGGATGATTTTGCAGGGAAAAATGCAAGAAGATCTATATTTCAGCAATAAGTGTTTTTATATCAATGTTTTTTATGAACATATTATGAAATTTGATTTTTTTTAATGAAAATTTAAGTTATTTTTTATACTGTTTTGTGATCTTGATAAAACATGTACGAGGGCATAGTTTTAAATTTTGATCGGGGCAATATAAAAGGTTGGTCCGGCACTGGTCAGATCCAGTAGGAACTTGTCTTTCTTCAACTTCATTAGCTGATCCAACAACACCAATCTCATTCTCCTGTCGTCCAAAATTTAATTAAATGATATTTATTTTGTCATCAAACTAAAACGAATACAAAGCTAGCTAAGCTAATGTTCATTCAGCTCAAAAGGTCGCTTAATAATCATTATGTTTTTCTACACGAAGAATATGATATAATTGGACATAAAGCATTAATACCTTCTTCATGGCTTTCATATCTTCTCTTTCTCCTAGCCAAAAGAACGCTAGAAAAACAAAAGATGAGTCGTCATATATATAGGAAGAACCAAGGATCGAGAAAACATTATATATCGATCGAGAGCGGCTTACATTTTGTAGAAGAAGAGTGAGCAAGTGAGCATGGAGAAAGAACGATGGAGAAGAAGATGATTGTGATGAGAACGCCTCCTTTGTATCTCATCGCCGCCATTTTCAAAAATGACAAACTCTCTTGTGGAAGCAAAAGAGTGACGAGCTTCGCGTCAAGAGTTGTCGTGTAATAAGGTAGATGTAGAGCAGATGGGTAAATCCGTCATTTTCGTTATTCTTATAGGATGACGGGTGAGCTTTTAACCTGTACGGACACTGATTACCGTTTGCAGGCTGGACCGAGTCGGACAAATATCATTCTCGTACAAATGTCGTGGAGCTATAATCTGACGCCACCTCGCTGCTTATTTGGCACTAAGTGTAGCCTTTTTCTTCTTTAATTAAATAAAAGAACGCAAAAAGAGTTCGAGTCTAGTGGGCCTTCGTTAGAGCCCTATATGGGCCCATATTTAAACCTCGTTTATAATTCAAAACTAATAATTATCCGAAAAACCTTCAGGAATCGCAACCTCACACCTCAAAGAGGAGCTCAAGTAACCGAAGCTAAAGCTAATTAAATCTCACCGCCGTGAAGAACGGACGGCTAACGTTTGGTGAATACATTGGTTTGAGCATATAACGTTTGCTACCTCTCTCATCCTTGTAACAATGAGTTTTACAAGTCTATGCAACATTCTACATTTATATGAAGTCTTGGTGAATTTTACAATGCTCAAGACCTAATTTGCAGATCCAGTTACTGGAGTTATGTGGCACACAGAGGTCACTACAAATCATCTTCCTAAACAAAATACAGTTTGCTTTTTAACCATACAAGTTTCCAAAATCTCCCTCATCGATTCACATTGCCACCACCATCTACACCTTTTGGCCAGACTTCATCTGCGTTAGTAGTGAACCTGAGAAGATTATAAGGCCCTGACTCAAATATTACCGCTTTCTCCGTCTGACATTTCTTCAAGCTTTGCAATTGCATCCACAAGAGCTTGCTCATGATCCTAACATTTCCAAGTAAAAACTATAGTCAGCTTCTCTTTTTGTGTAGTCAAAGACCAAAACTCAACAACACATTCATGAACAATGGTTCTTACTCTTAGCACTCTCTTTGCTTTCTCTACCTCTGCTGGGTTGGGGTTAACTGATCCAAAAACTTTTTCTATCTGTAACAAATATTATATAAAAATCAATACTTAGATGTGAACCTTCGTTCTCTAATAATCCAAAAAACTTGGATGAATACCTCTTTTATTAGTGTATCAGTGTGGAGTATTTCGATATCGCCTAAAGCTTTCTTCCCAATGCCATTCTGTGCCTTGTGCGGCTGTATCTTCATGTTTCCCCTACCTCTGCCTGTAGGACCACCACGAGGCATGGCCTTTGCACTTCCACGGCCTTGCCCAGGATGTCCTCCTTTACGAGAAACCCCAGAATCCTCACCTTCCCATCTGATATCTCCCGGAGATATCTATACAAAGAGCAATCAGAATTGAGACTGAGCTCTTTGAGAAAATATAGAATTTAGCACTAATGATACAATTATATTATTAATCAAATGAAGCAGTTCAATCATTATTCATTGACTATACTGAGTGGCAGTGAACAAAGTAAAAAAACTAATCAATCTCTTATTACTGATAGTGTAATAACTGACAAGCCTTTTCATTGACGAGTATTGCTGTAATAATAGTTATTACCTCTTTAAGATTTACCCATTCCCAAGTTTCATTCGGAGTGCTAATGTCATACACTAAAGCATGCCGCCCCTTTATCAATTGTTGAACAAAGGAAAAAAAATAAAATATCAGAAAGTGGAGATTTGGCACTAAAAACATTAAACATATATATATAGGAATGAAAGATAAGATACCTCAATGGGGTTGTAGTTGGTAATAACGGCTTCATAGAAATGGTTGTCCTCAGGCCACTTTGTCCATACCTTCTTTCCAATCAACGGGTCATATGATCCTTCTTCACCTGGTTCATTGGTCAATGCACCTCCCTGGGGCCTCCCAGCAATGCCTGTAGCTGGGAACTGCATTGCCTTATCATTTGTTAGTCAATTAAAAATTTGAGAACAAGAGTCATCATAGTAACAATAGTTAGAGAGTCAAGAAGCACTGTGACTTACAGTCTTTGGCTTCTTGGTCTTTGGACCTGGTGGAGGAGGACCTCCCCTTCTTAGTGCAGAAGAAGATGGTTGCATTGATGGGTGCAGAGCAGGAGATGGAGGGCCCATTGATTGTGATGTCTTTTGCTTCTTACGTGATCCTGAAACAGCTGGACTCGGAGCATTATCATGAACCATCTGAGGAACACTGTTACCCTTTCTCCATTCCCTGACATGATTTTAAATTAAACATCATTAGCTCCAAAAATTTGCTGTCGATTACTAGAAGAAAAACATCAAAAACAGACCTTATTCGCCTGATCATTTCATCAGCGTTAACCCTTGATAAGAGCTCTCTGTGTTCCTCATCAGACACCCGGAGTTCTTTTCTGAGCTCAGTGATCAAACTTTCTTTCTCCTGAATAATTTTTTTATAGATGGTTAAGTTACATAAGCATGGAGTTAGTAATGAAGGAGAGAAGAAAGATAAATACCCAAGTGATAGCATCAGACTGGGCTTTAAATGCACGGAGTATTGAGCTATAGGCTTCTTGCTCGATGAGATGAATTTGAGTTTCCATGTCACTGTGCACTCTTGATAAAGGAGCAGAGTTGAGAACCGAAGGCCTGCCGTTACCAGCAGGTCTCCCGCTTCTTTGATATCTACTTTGATGTGATGGAGGTAGGTCATCATCAGTACCTGAGTACCAAAAGAAAAAACAACATATCACCCAAAACATAGTAGATCAGTTTGTAAATCCAAATAATAATAAACTTTGAGAATGAACTATTCTAACCAATGGAACATAATTACAATAAAAAGAACATCACATTGATGAGAACACAAACTAACACCAGCTTAGTTAAGAAACGGCTAGTCTAGAGAGAACATTCTTTGAAAGAAGACAAGACTCACCACTACTATCAGAAGGTCGGTAATCCATTTGTTGTTATTTCCCGGTGATGCTTCACAGGGAACCTAAAGAATCAAAACGTGGTATGAGAACCTGGTCTAGTTGCACCAAAGCACGACCTGCAAAACCAAGAAAAAAACAAAAAAAAAAATTAACTGATGAAAGAAGCTAAAACACTCGCTCTTCAACAAAACAAAACAAAAAACTTCACATTTTTAGATCAAAGCTGAGAATCCACAGTGTACGAAGAGTACTAACTTTCGTTGACAAAAGTCAACTACCAAACCTACACAAAAACTCAGTAGTGACAACACTCATAGAACAAACAATGTCACAGTTCTTCAACTCTAGCTCAGTAACCAAACATGACGAGATTCCAACTTCAGAAACTTTGTTACAAGCAAAATCCTAATCATGAAAGGAATCCACTTTTAGCTAAATTTCTGGAAAAAAAAATCTCCAATTCAAAAACTACACTTTCCTAAACCCTAATCGCGACGGAACAAATCTCAAATTGCACATTTATAGAATACAACATCAAAAAGCAAATACCTTTTTCGTGGGCGCTCTTTATATCTTCTCTCGAAAACTTGGCATCAACCAAAACTTTTCATAACTCTCGAAAGATCATAGATTTGATCGAAACATCACAAGATCGACTCAAGTAAGAAACTTTCCCACCGCCCAATTCAATTTCGGAAAACGTTAGATCTCCAGGAAGCTAATACTACGCAGCGGAATTGAGAATCACTGAACAAACCGTGAACAATTTTCCGAGAAATCTATGAGCCGCGGACGTGAAGCCGATCCCTAATTTTTTCCCCAGGTGATAGGTTGGTTTGAGTTACGCAAAACGACGGCAAAATTTGTCGGTTTTTGGTTTCACTTCTATCTCTTTCGGTTCTGTCTTAAAACCCGGTTTAAAAATAATTCAATATTATTTCTGTTTTATTTACCAACAAAAAAGACAACAAACGACAAAAAAAAAAGTTGAAGAAATACATTGATTATAATTTGAAAACTACACCATTGTTTAAGTTTTTGGAAAAATACACTTATGTATATAAAAATTTACCAAATTGTCCAATCTTAATATTTATCAATTCCTAATTTATTTTATATTTTAAGTAGCAGTTTTACAAAAAAAAAAAAATTCTTTAAAAAATCTTTAGAGTATCTAGACAATATCTTTTGAATATATCTTAAACTTTTTATTGTTTGGAAAAAATAAAAATAAGAACTCAAGATGACGTCTTGTCTCATTCTCAGTATCCTCCCTTTCTGATTTTTTTTTCTTTTTCTAGTTTCACAGATTCTTTGTCTTATCTCATTAAGAGGTTTGTTGATTCATGAATCAGATTTTTGTTTCTAATTCTCCTACTATTTTACTTTGACAATAGTTCTATTTTTGAGGTGTGATTTGGCTGAGTTCTGGAGATGGATGTTCTACGCCTTTGAAGAACTCCAATTCTGTTCAAGTTCGTAAGTGTCATGAAACTGCATAGCACAAAATCTGTAAACGCTCGTTCTGGTTCCAAACTCATATCTGATTGATACCAACTGACTTAAACTCTATTGGTTTCATACATTCCTAATGTACATGTATTCGTATGTTTTCAAAATGCTAAAAACACAGCAAGAACAGCCGTCCCAATACCAGAGAGAAATCTAGACATGAATGAGTTAAATGGAAATGATCCCACCAAAGCCATATAAGCCACCTGTTCAGTAAAATCAAAGTAAAATCAAAACAAGAGTACACTTAACGATTAACACTCGCTTGCTAGTTGCTACTTGGTAGGTGCTTAACCTTTTGACCATATCCATTGTACTGAACTAATGAAAAAAAAGAATTAAAATGCTACTCACGAGTAACAGAGACGTCTAGCTCACCAATCCATGAAATAAAATTTATATAAACTTCATTATAAAGTCAAAAAATTCATAATTTGTTTATTTTACATTATTCTTGTTATTGTAAAATTTTAAATAGTTAAATAACATATTTATCTAAACACACAAATTTATCTTAAACATAAATAATTATAATAATATTATTCTTATTAATTTGAAATTTATATCTCAATTATTGAAATATGAATCTGGATAAAAATGTCAATTCATATTTAAAAAAGTGTAGTTTTCAAAAAATAAAATAGAAGGTGTAATTTTCAAATTTCAAACAGTTAATGGAGTAATTTACAAATTATCCAAAAAAAAAAAGCAAGTGAACCGACATTGGTCTGAATCAGATAAAACCAAGGAAGCCGGTTCGGTCCGAAATTAAATTGTAACAAAACTTGGAATAGGAAAATCTGAAGAGTGGAGGAGGAGAGATGTCGTTGCGTGTGTGTCCGTCGTCTCTCTTCCATCTCCGACCACTTCATCTCTTCACTTCCTCTGCGAAATTCCCTTTTTACCCCTCTCTTCGCCGAGAGTTTCGATTTGCCCCTTCCCGATCTTCTTCTTCTTCTTCTTCTTCGTTCCGTCTGATGGACTCTTCCGCGGCTTCCTCTCCGACGCCGGTAACTGCTTCGGAAACTGATTCCTTAGGGGAAGAGACGCAGAGTCAAACTGATGAAGGTGATAAGATCGAAAGGAAGCTCGAAGAGTTTAACTGGGACCACTCCTTTGTCAAGGAGTTGCCTGGTGATCCAAGAAGCGATGTTATCTCGCGTAAGGTAAATAATATTCTTGTGGTTGAGGTTAAAGGAGGAAACTTTATTTGATTTCATTCTTTGTCTGCGTCAATACTTGTTTTTATATGGTTTAAACTGGAATCAAGTTTGTATTTTTACGTGTTAGTTGAGTGGATTGTTCTCTGATGTGTTGATATAGCTCATTGTTGCTATTTATTCTGCTCACTGTTGTTATTTATTATTCTAATTAACTTGGCCATCAGGATTTTTGATTTGTTTATTGTAATTGGGCAGGTACTGCATGCTTGCTATTCAAAAGTTTCCCCATCAGTACAAGTAGATGATCCTCGGCTTGTATCATGGTCTGAATCTGTTGCAGAGCTATTGGATCTACATCCTAAAGAGTGAGTTTGATTCTTCACATCTATGGTCAGACCAAATTCTTGAGTTCATTTCGTCTAATAGTTATATCACTTTTTGAATCTTTAGTTATAAGGAGTGTTATTTGTTGTTGTTTTTTTGTCTCCTTCTACTTGTGACTTTTGGTTTTAACTTTTTGAGAATATTCTGCTGGGAATTTTCAGATTTGAAAGGCTAGATTTCCCTCTCCTACTCTCTGGTGCTAAACCTTTGCCAGGAGCGTACGTAATCCTTACCCAATTTTTATTTTAGGTTCAACCTTTTTAAAACCGTTCTAATAGTCTTTGTCTACAGAATGCCTTATGCTCAATGCTACGGAGGCCACCAGTTTGGCAGGTGGGCTGGACAGCTAGGCGACGGTCGCGCCATTACCCTCGGAGAAGTTCTGAACTCCAAAGGCGAAAGATGGGAGCTTCAGCTCAAAGGCGCTGGTAGAACTCCTTACAGCCGTTTTTCAGATGGCCTCGCAGTGCTTCGTAGTAGCATCAGGGAGTTCCTCTGCAGTGAAGCCATGCATTGTCTTGGAATCCCCACCACTCGCGCCCTTTGTCTCCTCACGACAGGTCAAGGTGTCATTCGCGACATGTTTTATGAGTAATGTCCCAAAAAACCTTAACAAACATACATGCATGTCTAGGTGGTTTTGACTAGCTCCTATCGTTTTTGCAGTGGCAATGCGAAGGAGGAACCTGGTGCTATCGTTTGCAGGGTTTCTCAGTCATTTATCCGCTTCGGCTCGTACCAAATACATGCTTCTAGAGGAAAAGAGGACCTTGAGATTGTTGGGAAGCTAGCAGACTATGCCATTAGACATCATTTCCCACGTATAGAGAAGAGCATGAACAGAAGTGATGGCTTATCTTTCAAAACCGGTGATGATGATGATGATTCTGTTTTGGATCTAACATCAAACAAGTATGCAGGTAACTTTCCTAACGAAGTGTTCATCAAAATGCTGCATGAGACGCCATTCAAATCACTGATGATACTAGGCTTGGGCGTTCAACGTCCAGTTTAGATTCGGTATTATACTCATAAGTCCCATTCAGGCTTTACTATTTTTCTGATCGGATTCGGTTTGTATCTTTTTCGGGTTCGTTTCGGATTTAATCTTTTAAAAAATTTTAAAATTGACCAAAAACTCAAAATATAATTATTCAACAAATCTAATTAAAACTAGTTAAACTACCTAAACTAATTAATAAATATTTAAAATAAAAAATAAAACAAACTACAAAATATCTCTAAAATACTCTAGAATTTCTAAATTACTTTTAACATATTGAACTAATTCAGATTTTGGTTTGGTTTGGGTTGTACCCAACCCCGAAAGTATTTACTTTTAAGTCCCGTTCCGATATTTTTGTATAACGGTTTGGTAGGATTTTGGGTTTGGTTAAGGTTCGGAATTCTGTTTGGGGTAAAAGCGCT
The DNA window shown above is from Brassica oleracea var. oleracea cultivar TO1000 chromosome C3, BOL, whole genome shotgun sequence and carries:
- the LOC106328909 gene encoding cell differentiation protein RCD1 homolog yields the protein MANLPPTLASPGASSSSNNRRLLTAEQLVLDICDPNLRENALLELSKRREIFQDLAPLLWHSFGTIAALTQEITSVYRLLTPPNMTSAQSNRVCNALALLQCVASHPETRMLFLNAQMPLYLYAFLNTSSKSKPFEYLRLTSLGVIGALVKVDDTEVIKFLLKTEIVPLCLRTMEMGSELSKTVATFIVQKVLLDDVGLEYMCTTAERFFALGRVLGNMVTSLAEGPSPRLLKHIIRCYLRLTDNQKACEALRNCLPDLLRDPSFSSCLCDDPSARQWLQQLIHNIRVGHPAPRGFEQMRV
- the LOC106334348 gene encoding CLAVATA3/ESR (CLE)-related protein 40-like, translating into MAAMRYKGGVLITIIFFSIVLSPCSLAHSSSTKSFFWLGEREDMKAMKKENEIGVVGSANEVEERQAGPGSDPLHHKRIPFTSP
- the LOC106328616 gene encoding protein EMSY-LIKE 3-like; this encodes MDYRPSDSSGTDDDLPPSHQSRYQRSGRPAGNGRPSVLNSAPLSRVHSDMETQIHLIEQEAYSSILRAFKAQSDAITWEKESLITELRKELRVSDEEHRELLSRVNADEMIRRIREWRKGNSVPQMVHDNAPSPAVSGSRKKQKTSQSMGPPSPALHPSMQPSSSALRRGGPPPPGPKTKKPKTFPATGIAGRPQGGALTNEPGEEGSYDPLIGKKVWTKWPEDNHFYEAVITNYNPIEGRHALVYDISTPNETWEWVNLKEISPGDIRWEGEDSGVSRKGGHPGQGRGSAKAMPRGGPTGRGRGNMKIQPHKAQNGIGKKALGDIEILHTDTLIKEIEKVFGSVNPNPAEVEKAKRVLRDHEQALVDAIAKLEEMSDGESGNI
- the LOC106336057 gene encoding UPF0061 protein azo1574, which codes for MSLRVCPSSLFHLRPLHLFTSSAKFPFYPSLRREFRFAPSRSSSSSSSSFRLMDSSAASSPTPVTASETDSLGEETQSQTDEGDKIERKLEEFNWDHSFVKELPGDPRSDVISRKVLHACYSKVSPSVQVDDPRLVSWSESVAELLDLHPKEFERLDFPLLLSGAKPLPGAMPYAQCYGGHQFGRWAGQLGDGRAITLGEVLNSKGERWELQLKGAGRTPYSRFSDGLAVLRSSIREFLCSEAMHCLGIPTTRALCLLTTGQGVIRDMFYDGNAKEEPGAIVCRVSQSFIRFGSYQIHASRGKEDLEIVGKLADYAIRHHFPRIEKSMNRSDGLSFKTGDDDDDSVLDLTSNKYAAWVVEVAERTATLFARWQGVGFTHGVLNTDNMSILGQTIDYGPFGFLDAFDPSYTPNTTDLPGRRYCFANQPDIGLWNIAQFAEALAAAQLINEKVANYAMERYGDKFMDEYEAIMTKKLGLSKYNKEMISELLNNMAVDKVDYTNFFRLLSNVKADPNTSDDELLNPLKAALLDIGKERKEEWIKWVRGYIHEVSGGDTPSDEERKARMDSVNPKYILRNYLCQSAIDAAEQGDFSEVNNLLRLMKRPYEEQPGMEKYAGLPPAWAYRPGVCMLSCSS